ccaagctgcaaagcttgatctctttgagaccaagctctgatatcaattgatggtttcagtggctaagagaagggggttgaatcttagcccctctTTGCTTGATTACACTTTCTAATCTTTGaggagacttttctgtttttgtctcgtccctagccacgagactttttatttttgtctcgtcacttggcacgagatatttttggttttagCTCCTGTGTagtagaaacagaaatggagtagtagagaaaaaaattacacccagatatatcctggttcagctgctaagtgcaatgcagcctacatccagtctccatcacaacaatgatagAATTTTACTATAATCAACCTAATTAcaaactgtaaagtgctaacccaacttacaagggaattcccacagaatcatgaaacacaacacagatgtacaaaggaactccaaggacatctatggctttttcttttaattttgcactttctgccttttttcgctctatgactttttcatacaaacctcactgtttgcctttttccatgagactcaagacataacaaaattaaacagaaaaatacaaaacagaatacattgaaggagaagaaaatttGTAAGCTTAGGTAGCTATGAGACTTCTGTGCCTTGCATTCTCACACTTTTCTCCTTGAATCAAATCGTGGCTGTTCACCCCTTTTATAGAGAGGAgaagccttcacagttgaaGCAAAAACCAAGCTTAACTTCTTTTCCTTCACACATAACCGGTTCGGCCAGAGAGAGAGAAGATGTAACTTatgcaaaacccaacatgcaaatacctttagttcttccttggtcatcagacttcatcaatccgagcgctccatccttggcttgctctccaagatggatttctggcccttgatgcttcatgatgatgatggcttcatctgctccaatctctgcctcttccatcacgtagccaccctagctaccttctgtggtggttgagcagaatcagagacaagccatgcctccaagAATCTTCaccttgctggccgaatctcCTTCTACCTTTTTTGGTATGAAGAAGCCAAGATCTCATCACCATATCTTACCATTCATGGTTGAAGATCTCAGCCACAGcatactttatattttttatgttttcttgccatcatcatGATAGTCTTGATACTAGCTCTTTCTTCTTGTTGTTGGTAGCTTGCTAATGCTTCGATGTTTCCTGATGGAAATGaccgagagagagagagagaagaaagactagagaaaaagaaaagaaaagcaaagcaatgATGAGTgttatcaaaaataaattaattaggTGCAACTTTCCATGTTTTGTGTGGCAACGTGTAGACTTCCATCAATGCCATCAAATTACTttgctttttttctttcatgTTTCCAAGACAATAAACACAATTgaataaatttgaaatccatTCCTTAGCGGGAGATTGGTGTCCGTGAAAACATGCAGCTATATAACAAAAATTGGATTTCACCATGATGATAAAAGAATAGCTTAACCGTTGGGTCCcatttcctttttaattttggaCTAACCTATCTGGTCTTGCACCAACAATTAATTTGGACTTACACCATTAAATCTGACCCAACTATCACAATAAAAAAACCAGCCACATATTCTTAGATATATTTTTGCACAAGgctgaattttaatttttcattggGCTTGCTATTTTTTCGGCCCAACACAAAATCTgtacaacaaaattattaattaagcaagtatgaattaagatcaaattaataattttataattaattatttttaataatatttgttcatcatcaaattaaattagagtttccaAACTCATCATATCTAAACCCTAGAAgtgttatataaaaaatttgcaGACGAGAGTCTACTTGCCTAAACTAGTGGATATGATACCCAAACAAAGTGAATCAACTTAAGTTTTTCAGCACAATATATTTGCCACTCAATCAAGTGGGCGGACACCTCTTTTCTGTTAAATCTTGAACTGTTTTGTACCGTCACTAAACTTCGCAacgattatatttatttttgatctAGTAACATTCAATTGACGAAATTAACTCAATAAACCTGTACACGCAACAACGCTAATAAATTTTGTAAAGTAAATATATTTTCCAAATTGTAAATTGAAATCTAAAAAGTTCCACATATCCGAATACATAGATGttaactgaaaataaaaaagggacATGATAAGTTGCAATGCTACCTTATCTCAAAATTAAATCATGACAACTAATCAAGAGCATGGTACAAAAGTAAAATCTAGAATTTATCCAAAATTCCATAAAAAACAATGACTTGTTAATTTAAGTAGGGTGACCACTTATTTATGTTGACAACATAAAATGAAGGACGAAggaaaaatatagataaataatgaaaataaaatagtaaacaatgtgaacaatggATATATTGGATGTTTATTTTACTAGGTGTACGGatgattattctaatattatGATTTAGGTGGGCAATTTAGACGTGTAATATGTTTTAATTTGATTGGTAGTTGTTCATGTTGTTCAAAAAAGTTATTGATTACGTAATATAAGCCATGAAATAAAATCCATGATATCTCATAAAGTATAAGCAAGATGTCATCACTTATTTTTGTAGTCACTTATTCTAAATTCACTGACATGATAGTGAATGCCAGCAGCAATAGTGCAAATATTTCAAAAAGCATAGATAATTTTGAGCATAAGAGAATATAGACACAATTCAAAGAAGATTATAATCCTCAAAGACATTAATATTTAATTCATTGTTCATTCATAAATCCGTCCTATGGTAAAATCTTCCACCCTTAGGAGATGGCCAAACAAAGGCGTGGCGCATATAATTAGCAGGGTTCCAGTTCTTCATGATGTAGACACACTTCCTATGGACAGTCACTTTTAAGAAATCTCGCTCCATGGGTGGAGCTCCACTGTCAAGTTGCAATGCTGCAAAGTCCTCTAATAGGGACAGTGTGAAAACTGAGAAGCAGAGCGCCAATGATTCGAATCCGGAATCCAATAGTTCCGCAGAGAGTATTGCACACACCTTCCCGTGGCCCTATCTGTTATCCAGGGTTGAAAACCCTCAaaaaacacatcaaggcattcATATAATGCGACGCCGCCATTCTGGTGGTTAACCAAAATGGCAAACACCTTCTCCAAAGGTGTGTTAAGAGGAGGTCCCTCCAAAGAACGTAAAATCCAGAATCTATGACCAGTGGATTTATATAGAAGTAAAGATGGCCTGAGCCTGGCGTGTTTGCGATGAATGACCAGCAAAGAGGGGCGGGTACACCATCCAGTGATTCCGCAAGCTCAATTCTGCGCTCCTCAAATTTGAATTCGTAGATTCGCCAGCAGCCGGGTTTCTTTGTGAGATTCTGACGCGGTGCTCTGGACAGCGCCATATAGATCTTGGAGTCGAACTCGAAAGGACACAAACCAGGCTCTCGAAGTCGCAAAGAGAACTCGATCTTTGGTGGAGGAAGCAAATAAGTCCAATCTTTGGCATCATCATCTTGTTTCTTTAAATTGCTTAGTTTGATCACGAACAACTCTTCATAAGTAACAAGGCAAAGGCACGCTTCCTCCGCCATTTCAACCTGCTCCGTTTTTCGCCTTTTTGGCTCAGCAGCATCCAATTCCGCCATCACTCTCTCTGATAGAACAACGAGATCACCACTGTGCGGTGGTGCTGCGGCAGCAAAAAGCTAGAATTAGGGTAAAGTACTGAAGAGTTAAaggagaaagaaagaaggggctGTTGGCGGCGAGCCACTAGGGACTTCGTTGCATGCGTTAGACGCTTCAGTGCTTCTCAGTTACGAACTTACGATTAGGActtggaaaaaaaaagaaagttgCACCGTGAAAAGAGGTGATTGatgagtaattaattttaaaagagtGACAGATTAGTAAAAAGAAAGCCAAGTATACATACATAAACATTGAATGAAATCAAATATTTATCTATTTGATCCAAATTTATATGTGctaatatttgaataaatatttaaaaaatacataaaaaattttagaaaaaaattaaattttagatattttatttttttaaaaaaatttaatcatccacaataaaaaatttttaaaaattcacttaacatgttcttattttttgaaattatttttgtcGCCGACATCAATTTTTAGGTACGATTTtagtagtttatttttttttttcttgtaataATATCTAACAGTTATACCCACAGATATGAAACTCAATCATGTAATCCATACTCACAAATATGAAGCCCAATCCTCCATAGACTCTAAATAGTGTAAAATGTAAGATGAAGATGAGCCCATAAGATACTCATTGACAAAAATAAAAGGTGGTCTGAAAAGGCAAGAGAAACGAAACTGTCATGCTCCTTTAAAATGACCTTAAAAGGTAACAACAAACAAATAACTAGTCttgaacttttatttttttttataaccttataaaaaaattactaactTAATTAGCAAATTATTCTTTTAACTCTGAAacattaatataataaataaaaaattaaaatttatttaattaacaaaaaaatgtgACACTCCTCATTCACTAAGGAGCATTTATGGGCATCCAAAAAGCCAGAATCCATCCTATGACAAAATCATCACTGCACAATGAGCATAAATCACAAATATTTTTGCAATAGAAGTCCCTCTCAATAGTGGCCTTTCAATGAATAAGGTAACAAAATTGAACTCTGAGTAATAGATAGTGCTGGTAATATACTCAGTCAATATGTTATTGTCTTGCAAATTCACAAATATGTATATGTAAAAACTTATTAAAtatttactaataataatac
Above is a genomic segment from Arachis stenosperma cultivar V10309 chromosome 1, arast.V10309.gnm1.PFL2, whole genome shotgun sequence containing:
- the LOC130939631 gene encoding uncharacterized protein LOC130939631, which encodes MAELDAAEPKRRKTEQVEMAEEACLCLVTYEELFVIKLSNLKKQDDDAKDWTYLLPPPKIEFSLRLREPGLCPFEFDSKIYMALSRAPRQNLTKKPGCWRIYEFKFEERRIELAESLDGVPAPLCWSFIANTPGSGHLYFYINPLVIDSGFYVLWRDLLLTHLWRRCLPFWLTTRMAASHYMNALMCFLRVFNPG